A single region of the Sorghum bicolor cultivar BTx623 chromosome 9, Sorghum_bicolor_NCBIv3, whole genome shotgun sequence genome encodes:
- the LOC8058313 gene encoding random slug protein 5, translated as MSNLLKSKSDPKLKKQASSSHEQQAKINEVRELLGDLPTEMPGFLTDSTIRRFLRTRNWSTVQATKALKETVKWRRQYRPDKIRWEDIAETEQLLKKMYIADYLDKNGRTVFVAMPSIKSLVPAKEQVKLLVYNLESCTMSSENAQENVVWVVDFSGWTVSSTPLAESRQSVHIIQNYYPGLIDVAILCNPPKMFESFWKILNYFIEPEVKEKVKFVYTNDSECQRIMADMFDLDKLESAFGGCNTSGIDIVKYSERMQRRDQTRNLHIP; from the exons ATGAGTAACCTCCTCAAGagcaagagcgacccaaagcTGAAGAAACAGGCGTCGTCTTCACATGAACAGCAGGCAAAG ATAAATGAGGTACGGGAACTCCTGGGTGACCTGCCCACAGAGATGCCAGGCTTCTTGACGGACTCCACCATCCGCCGCTTCCTCCGTACTAGAAACTGGAGCACGGTGCAAGCGACCAAGGCTCTGAAAGAAACTGTCAAGTGGAGGCGTCAGTACAGGCCAGACAAAATCCGTTGG GAAGACATTGCTGAAACGGAGCAGTTGTTGAAGAAAATGTATATAGCTGACTACCTCGACAAGAATGGGCGAACTGTGTTTGTAGCCATGCCGTCAATAAAG AGCTTAGTTCCAGCGAAGGAGCAGGTAAAACTACTAGTTTACAACTTGGAAAGTTGTACCATGAGCTCAGAAAATGCACAAGAAAATGTTGTTTGGGTAGTTGATTTCAGTGGATGGACAGTATCAAGTACTCCATTGGCGGAGTCCCGTCAATCAGTGCATATAATTCAGAACTATTATCCAGGGTTGATAGATGTTGCAATTCTTTGCAACCCTCCAAAGATGTTCGAATCCTTTTGGAAG ATACTAAATTACTTCATCGAGCCAGAGGTGAAAGAGAAAGTGAAATTTGTCTACACTAACGATTCCGAGTGCCAGAGAATAATGGCTGACATGTTTGACCTGGACAAGCTGGAGTCTGCATTTGGTGGCTGCAACACCTCTGGTATCGACATTGTCAAGTATTCTGAGAGAATGCAAAGAAGGGATCAGACTAGGAATCTTCATATTCCATAA
- the LOC8058312 gene encoding cysteine-rich receptor-like protein kinase 8 produces MAIPCGSGRMAGRLAVEIGRDAEASARWRSVTRGPSARVAGGPAASESPTGGSVLHTALDADPTWEPVSGGACAPAAARGLDQRLRGGSGDPTKIQIGQNGTTLNGYMSTKTDVFSFGILVLETVSGRKNIVRHSDDQKIDLLNYTWKLFEEGRSLEIVDPPLSNPDDSEQALLCIQLGLLCCQAVVPDRPDMHSVHLMLSSD; encoded by the exons ATGGCGATCCCGTGCGGCTCGGGGCGCATGGCTGGCCGGCTCGCCGTGGAGATCGGGCGCGATGCGGAGGCCTCAGCTCGGTGGCGCTCGGTGACCCGTGGCCCCAGCGCGCGAGTGGCAGGCGGCCCCGCGGCTTCGGAGAGCCCTACGGGCGGCTCTGTCCTGCACACGGCGCTCGATGCGGACCCCACGTGGGAGCCCGTGTCTGGTGGAGCGTGCGCTCCGGCCGCGGCTCGCGGCCTCGACCAGCGACTCCGAGGCGGCAGTGGCGACCCGACCAAGATCCAG ATTGGCCAAAACGGTACCACATTGAACGGCTACATGTCCACCAAGACTGACGTCTTTAGCTTCGGGATCCTGGTGCTGGAGACTGTGAGCGGACGGAAGAATATCGTTCGGCATTCGGATGACCAAAAGATCGACCTCTTGAATTAT ACATGGAAGCTGTTCGAAGAAGGACGATCCCTGGAGATCGTGGACCCGCCACTGTCCAACCCCGACGACAGCGAGCAGGCGCTGCTGTGCATCCAGCTCGGCCTGCTGTGCTGCCAGGCCGTGGTGCCGGACCGACCTGACATGCACAGCGTGCACCTGATGCTGTCGAGCGACTGA